CGCTACGTACATTACTCACATCATACTCGTTTCACTCGTACGCTTCACATTATGCTCACATTCACTCGCataatacacattcattcaGGTTCATGGGAGTCTTGTATGACCGACAGCTACTTCGTAGTACACAAACGGGTGTAAACTCACAATACTATGGGGAGAGTCTCTGTGCTTTTATTATCGAAAGGATACGCGGGGAATCCGTCGAGGCTTCTAGTCCAGTCTCATTCTCTCTGGATTTCAAGTTCCTACTCGCCGTTGGACATTGTCTATCCTATTTAAGTCAATGTAGCTGTGCCTAGCATTACCCAATAGAGCTTACGGTCGAGTCATACAGCAACTCACCAGCATCCTGCAGGAGTAGTTGTTCAAACCAGTACGACTAGCATAAGACAAGGGGATTGTCTGGTTGCGTGGTTGTGCCGGTTTGGATGTTTTATCACGAAATTTCGCCCTCGGTGTGGGTTTCGATTTGCCTTTACCGGCAAACCTGTCTATTTTTCGGCTTCTTACTTTGGCTCTTTACAATTTCGCTTgttcttccatttatcacTTGGTTCTAATTTCGCTTCACTCATTGTCTCCTTCGTCCTTTGGACAATCAATTGCCCCTTGGGCACCTAAAGGAAGTTAGCTCGGGAATCTCTGTGTACAAACGTGAATCACAACAAGCAGGGGGGAAGGTCTGAGGAGCCAGACAAGACTGAAAGGTCGAGTGTAGTAAATACACAAAACGTCCATCAGAAAACAGTCCGTGGACATGAAAGCGGCGTTATGGCCATCTTTTTCTTTAGTCAAATTCCCTTGACCACCGGCAACTCAATTCAGACTACTCAACTTCCTTTAGGTTAATGTACGTGGTAGAATAGTTTTTGTAGCCATGCATGCACGCCatgtatatggatgattGAATTTAATAGCGTCTACCTTTTGTAGAGCATGCTGCATTGTGTGTTGGGAGTATTCGTGAATGCTACATTGTGCAATTAAGGA
This region of Theileria equi strain WA chromosome 1, complete sequence genomic DNA includes:
- a CDS encoding hypothetical protein (encoded by transcript BEWA_029620A) codes for the protein MGVLYDRQLLRSTQTGVNSQYYGESLCAFIIERIRGESVEASSPVSFSLDFKFLLAVGHCLSYLSQCSCA